The Magnolia sinica isolate HGM2019 chromosome 9, MsV1, whole genome shotgun sequence sequence GATATACATTATATCAACCAAGTCGTtcccaccacaggaaatagtgggatggaacaccgttaaaaacatccggagggccacggaagttttggattaaactgatatttgtgtttttcttttcatctacGTCTACCTAAGCCTTATAAACAAgttcaatggcaaataaatattatggtgggcgtTATGTAGTTCTTAATGGTGGGCGATCAATGACCACCGTTTCTTATAGTGCGGttcatttaagatttggattatCTCGTGTTTAAATTCATACCCAAAAATGgcctagcaaaatagatgaacggagtagatgtaacacatatatctgTGTGGCCCAATCATCCTGCAGCCAAGCACTTGAGAGACTCGGGGTCCGTAATCCCCGCGGCTGTAATAGTCCAAAAGAGTTAATAATGCAAATGTTGGTGACTTGACATCGAGACAAGACGTTCGGAATATAATAGTTAGGCAGCACGTGACTCTTCATACTCAGCAACTAATAAATTATGCTATATACCTTAGCTCACAGTAAAACAACTAGATTGTGAAACTCACCCCATTAACTCACGGTCAGAAATTCCGATTGTTTGAAGGATTGCAACCTCAGATTCGTGAACATGTGCGTGTTGAAAGACAACTATTTTATTTATCAATTtggaaccgtccaataaatgttcaccgGTCTAAGATGAAAACAATAGCATAAGCTTATTTCTTTTACTCATAATATATCTAAACAATGAGGTTGTTGTTGATGGGGTTTTTTCCACAAGCTCGGCTGATCATGAGCTTCACTCGATCTATTGGAACCCCCGAGTCGCAGGTACCTCAATTGGATTAGAGACCCAATTTCATGGGGAGACTAGTGAGAGCTACCTTGCGGAGATCCATCACCCAAAGAAATTTGAAAGTGCTGAAGAAGCTTTTCGACACTGATGTTTCAATCTCTTCCCACTATTAATTGAAGTGCAACATAGAGCGGAGGTTTAGAGTGGAGCGGTTAGAGGAGATGAACTTACCAACGCCACCAGAAGCAGTAATTGCAAGCCGGCGTGGCTTGGTTGCAATGTAGGCGCTGTCTTCCCATACACGTCCAGAAATCTCTCCTCCTTGGCGTTTGCTATTGAGAGGTCGTGTAGAAGATCATGAATACGGCATTCCATAACTGTTCCATTCGAATTCCTTTACGCCACCTGAATTATGCTTCTGTTGATGAGCTCTTCCGCAAAATCCTCTGCAACATCCTCcagttcttcttctcctctttgctGCACAAACCCTTCAGCTATCCACAACTTAATCAAGTCGTCCACTTCAATTTCAGAGTCTTCAGGAAAAGCTCCGAAATAAAGAAAGCAGAACTTCAAGTAATAGGGTAAGTCATGGTAGCTAAGGGCCAATATGTCGGAGATCATCGCATCTTTGCTTTCATTTAGCTGCCATCAGAGACTTGTAAGCACTTTGTACCACTCATTCACCGATTTCACTTTCGTTGATAGGACGCCTCCTATTACCTCAATAGCTAGAGGTAAACCTTTACATTTCACAACAATCTTTCTCCCCAACTCCTCCAAAATTTAGAAGGCATGGAGGAGAAAGATTTCCAGGAAGTGCTTTCTTACATAACAATGCCCAGCTATCACTTTCATTAAGAAAATGCATTTTATGGGGCGTGCTCTGTGCATATGCATACTTAGATATTTCTTCCTTGCAAGTGGTAAGCAGCACCCTGCTACCCTTTTGCCTATTTGGAACTGCAGAGACCAAACCATTCCAAGTCTCTCTAGTACATATATCATCAATTACCACCAGATATTTCTTCCCTTCCAAGCTCTCATATAGCTACTTATGCAAGTCTTCCTCAGGCGTAGTCTCCCTTTCATCTTGTCCAAGAGATTTTACAATGCTCAAGAAAATCTCTCGCAGTTGATGTTCTTGAGACATAGACACTCAGGCATGAAAATCGAAATTCTTCTTTACATCGATGTTATTGTATACTTTCTTAGCGAGAGTAGTCTTACCTATTCCTCCCATACCAGTGATCGAAATGACAGCACGCCGCGCATCTCCTTCAATCAACCGCCCCACCAGTGTCTTTGTCTCATCTTCAACACCAACCACAACAGCTTCCTCGGCGATGGGAACCCTCTTCTCCCTCGACGTCTGGcttggatttgaggaagatgaaGCTTCTCCACATCCTAGTATATTGCTGATGCCATAATCTGATCTGTTGGATGAGATCTCGTTGAGCCTTCTTTCTATGTCACCGATCTCCTTTCCAATCTTGTGGATGAGAAGGAGATCTTTGATGCAATAAGCAAAACTTCGTATGCATCCCATGAATCCAGCACTTGTCTCTCTTCCTTGATTTTGAATGTTAAAGATGTAGGAGTTGATGACGTATGTCCTCGGCATCATAAGCTGCTTCTCTTATTTGGGCCACCCAAACCTTAACTCTTGTTGGAGAAAGGGCACTCAAACACTGCAAAAGAGAGAATTAGGCAGAAATATACTTAAATAGTTTTTGCTGAATGCACTTTATTCATAACCCACGATTTCTTTAAAAAGGCATTACATGTTAACTAAAAAACAACAAAGATGCCGAAATAATTGGCACTAACACCAACGTGCTTGCAACTAAATAGAAAATCAAGGAGCAAATACTAACAAACTTAGACTAAGTTAATAACATCAAAAAGGCTACTGTCAATTTTGAATCACCCTTTCAACACTCTCCCTTGATTCAAAATTGCACACACCAATCAATGATCTGAAGTAGATATGCTTTTGACATGGAAGCGCTTTTGTGAATATATCCGCTGCTTGCTCGTCAGTGCTGCAAGACTTCAATATAATCTCTCCTTTTGCCACCAGTTCACGAATAAAATGAAAGCGAATATCGATGTGCTTTGTTCTTCCATGAAATGCAGGATTTTTAGCCATTGCAATTGTGGACTTGTTGTCacaaaaaatttcagattttgatGAAGATCAGCAATAATTCTTCTAAGCCATATGCATTGACAAGCTGAGGAAGTAGCTGGCACATATTCTGCCTCTGAAGATGATAATGCTATTGTAACTTGTTTTTTCGAACTCCATGTTATTGCACCTGATCCAAGACTGAAAACATTTCCTGAAGTGCTCTTCCTATCATCCAATGAGCCTGCCCAATCACTATCGGTAAATCCAAATAATCCGAAATTTGAAACATGAGAATACCAAATACCATAATCCAAAGTTCCAGCAACATAACATAAAATCCTTTTTGCAGCTCCAAAGTGATGTTTTGAAGGATTGCTCATAAACCTTGAAACAACACTAACCGAAAAAGAAATATCTGGTCGTGTATGAGCCAAATAAATCAAACCTCCAATCAGACTTCTGAAGCTTCTTGCATCTGCTTTTTCAGTACCATCTTCAAGCTGCAATTTTTCATTCACATTCATAGGTGTAGCAGCAAACTTGCAATTAACCATACCAAACCTTTTGAGTAGGTCTGATGCATATTTCTTTTACGAAACAAACACTCTATCTTCTCCTTGCTTCACCTCAAGCCCAAGGAAATAATGCAACAAACCTAAATCTGTCATCTCAAACCTACTCATCATACTAGACTTGAATTCAGCAACAATAGAGTGAGATGAGCCCATATAAattatgtcatcaacatagagaCATACAACAAGAAAATCATTGTTACCTTGCTTTCTCAAGTAAAGAGTAGGCTCATT is a genomic window containing:
- the LOC131255330 gene encoding probable disease resistance protein RXW24L gives rise to the protein MGCIRSFAYCIKDLLLIHKIGKEIGDIERRLNEISSNRSDYGISNILGCGEASSSSNPSQTSREKRVPIAEEAVVVGVEDETKTLVGRLIEGDARRAVISITGMGGIGKTTLAKKVYNNIDLNESKDAMISDILALSYHDLPYYLKFCFLYFGAFPEDSEIEVDDLIKLWIAEGFVQQRGEEELEDVAEDFAEELINRSIIQVA